The genomic region GCAATTGTTTCCACAGTTCATCTGTGTGTTAAGTTTCCCCTGCAGGACGATCAAGTCGTAACAATCCACAGAGATCATAAAGAAGCACGGCAATGTTACAACATCGGCATGAAATTTCAAAATCGTTCAAGGCAACAAGTCAACAATGTCGACATCAAGCAAAGCGGCCAGAAACTTGCCGACCTTGACCCAAGAGCCGACTTCCTCGAACGCCCAAAACCTTCCGACGACCTACAAAAAATGTATTTTCATAATGACCCTAACAAATTTACTTATGTAGGTACCTCAATCAACACATCAGAACTACAGGCCATCACGACCTTTTTGCAAAATCAAGCCGACCTTTTTGCATGGACACCCTCAGACATGCTCGGCATCGACCCACAAATCATCAGTCATAAACTAGCAATAAACTCGGCAGTCCGACCAGTACAACAGAAGAAAAGGAAACTCGGCGAAGAGAAAAAAAGAGCGTCACTAGAGGAAATCCAAAAGCTCATCAACGCAGAATTTATCAAAGAAATCAGATTTACCACCTGGTTAGCcaatgtggtaatggtaagaaaacAAAACGAtaagtggcgcatgtgcgtcgacttcacTGACTTAAACAAAGCATGCCCTAAGGATTCTTACCCTTTACCATCCATAGACTCTTTAGTAGATAACGCGTCAGGTTATGCTACCTTAAGTTTTATGGATGCGTACTCAGGGTATAATCAAATCCTCATGCACCCCTCCGATCAAAGTAAAACGGCATTTATTACTGATTTCGGTAACTATTGTTATAAAgttatgccatttggattaaagaACGCAGGTGCAACTTACCAACGTCTTATGGACAAGGTCTTCGCCAAACAGATCGGCAGAAATATCGAAGTCTATGTTGACGATATGGTCGCCAAGACACAAATCGGAAATAATCACGTCACCGACCTCACAGAAATATTCGGCCAAATTTGCCACTACAACATGCGCCTTAATCCCGAGAAATGTGCATTCGCCGTTCAAGGGGGTAAGTTTTTAGGTTTTCTACTAACAAGCAGAGGAATAGAGGCGAATCCAGACAAATGCCGAGCAGTACTGGACATGGCCAGCCCAAAAACAGTCAAAGAAGTTCAGCGCCTCACAGGAAGACTCGCCGCACTCTCCAGATTTGTTCCTTGCCTAGCTTCAACATCTATCCCCTTTTTccaaacaataaaaaagaaaaacaaatttcaTTGGAGCGACGATTGTGAGAaagctttttcaaaattaaaaacaacTCTCTCACAACCGCCGATTTTGCAAAAGCCCCTACAAGGGGAAGACTTATTTCTATACTTATCAGTTTCTGATTGGGCAATAAGCTCGGTTATTGTTACAGAGAGGAATAAAGTTCAGCATCCAATATATTTTGTGAGTAAAACACTCCAGCATGCCGAGCTCAACTATCCGAGGATAGAAAAGCTCGCATTAGCTCTAATATTCTCGGCACGACGACTCCGACCTTATTTCCAAAGCCACGTCATTCATGTTAGAACAGATCACCCATTAAGGCAGGTGTTACACAAACCAGAAATTGCAGGAAGACTCATAAAATGGGCAGTCGAATTATCTGAGTTCGACATCAGGTATGAATCCAGGGGACCGATCAAGTCCCAATTCTTGGCTTATTTCATTGCCGAACTTACAATACCTTCAGAAGAAGACCATACAAAGCAATGGACATTGTACGTGGATGGCTCCTCCAATAATGGGGGCTGTGGAACAGGAATACGCCTGGAGGCCGATGATGGCCTCATATTGGAACATTCTTTACATCTAGTTTCAAAGCCAGCAACAATCAATCCGAATATGAAGCACTAGTCGCCGGGCTTCGACTTTGTCTAGATCTCCAAATATCGGCGATAAAGGTATACTGTGACTCTTTACTGATAGTACAACAGGTAAACGACCTTTTTCAGGTCAAGGATCCTCTCCTATCTAAATATCTACTATTAGTTAAAAAGTTAACTTCAAAATTTTCCAAATTTGAAATACAACACATCCCACGCGAACAAAATCAAAGGGCTGATATTTTATCTAAGCTCGGTAGTACACAATCCGAGTTATCTATATTGCATCAATTTACCCTTACATCTCCAAGTGTTACTCTAACAAATGTGTTAAGTGTTACACAGGAAAAGGATTTGAGGAACAACTTTATACAATATTTGCAAACAGGTAATATACCAGAAGAGGTGGACAATGTCAAAAAGTTCCGAAGACAAGCATCCTCCTTCACAATACTCAACGGAACATTGTACAGACGAGGATACACTCGCCCATTGCTAAAATGTCTCAACAAGCCTGAAGCAGACATAGCATTAGCAGAGGCATATGAGGGAATCTGTGGAACACACACAGGTGCACGAAGCTTAGCATCAAAAGTCCTCCGAGCCGGCTTCTTCTGGCCGACTTTAAACCACGATAGCCAACACAAGATCCGAACATGTAACAACtgccagaaacatgcaccacTAATACACATCCCGGCCGAGCAACTACATCACTCTGATATCAGCTGGCCTTTCAACCAATGGGGTTTAGACATACTCGAACCATTCCCACGGCGCCGGGTCAGGTAAAATTCCTCGTCGTAGGGATCGATTAtttctcaaagtgggtggaagcccaACCTTTGGCGAGAATAACATCCCAACAAATGATTTGCTTCATTTGGAAAAACATTATTTGTCATTTTGGAATACCTCACCATATCATAACTGACAATGGCCGCCAGTTCGCCGATCAGAAATTTCAGTCTTTTTTGCAGAATCTTAAAATCAGACAACATTTTGCTTCAGTAGAACATCCTCAAACAAATGGATTAGTTGAGGCAGCAAATAAGGTCATCCTGCATGCACTAAAGAAAAAGCTAGATGACGCCAAAGGCCTTTGGGCTGAGTTAATACCCGAAGTCCTTTGGGGTATAACACAACGCCACAGTCATCAACAAGAGAAACGCCATTCAGGCTAGTATACGGTTCTGAAGCTATGATCCCACTGGAGATCTCCCAGAGCTCCATCAGGACCTACCTCAGCAATAAGGAGGAAGCTCGGAGATCCGAGCTCGATATCATCGAAGAAGTAAGAGACATCGCCACATTGAGACAACGCGCAGCACAACACGCAATAGCCCGCCAATACAACAAATCAGAAAAAAGCAGATCATTTGTGAAAGGAGACTTAGTACTTCGAAGAACGAAAATAGTTTGGAAACCACCCTCACATGGCAAGCTCGCAGCAAATTGGGACGGTCCATACTGGATATCAGAAGTACTCGGCAATGGAGCATACAAACTCGAATCAATAGATGGTAAAGTCCTACCCAATACCTGGAATGTTTCTTCCCTAAAATAGTTCTATAGTTAAAAGTCAGGGACaggcttgtactctttttcctactaccaagtTTTTGTCCCAAAGGGTTTTGCTTgaagaggttttaacgaggctagcctacctgcAAATTTGTATTCAAAAGAAACACGAATTCATAATCAAACTTATCTCGCTCTATTCAGTTATGCGACTTATCTTTCTATTCACTATCTATTATCCATATAGCTCGGACAATGATAATACTCGTCCAAATTAACAACCTGCCACTACTCGGTAGTCGTATCAAACAGAAATGAAATATTCTCAGAATCACTTCCTATCAATCAAGAAAAAGCTTTTTCCTAAGAAGAAAGCACTACCATTAAAACATAATCAAACCGGTTCCACAATCCAAAAAACAAACATCAAAGTTCAAATAGCTATCcattacaaaataaaaacaacaaaatatccaacaaacatAGAAAATAACAAACTACACATTATCTGCTTGATCTTCAACATCACCATCATCTTCAATCATCTTGCCATCACGAACGATTTTTCCAGGGTCCATCCCGGACATATCAACTTCTGGTGCCAAAAACTTCGCTTGTAACCAAGCTCTTTCAAACCCCTCAACAAAAGAATCCAGAATTTCATCAGCTTTTTTCTTCTCCACATCCTTTAGTTGAGCAGTAACCTCAATTAGGCGAGATTGTATGCTCGCCAAATcactttcctttttcttcaaatcCTCCACATCCTTAGCATAACTATCTTTCGTCTCCTTCAATAACTTCTCGGTCTTAGTTAACCGTGCCTGAAGCTCGGCAGCAGCACTTTTACTCTTAACCAACTCTTCCTTCAACATAGAAACCTCTCCTTTTTCCGTAGCAACTCTCTTATACTTCAACTCTTGGCTACGCCCAAGATTGGCAAGGCGCAAACCAACGACCTAGGCAAAACAATACGCCAAGTTTGTAAGACTTCCAAAAACAACAAATAAATAGATTAAGGTCGCTTATTACCTGCATGTACTGTCCAATCGCCATGTCTCCAACCTCCTTTGCAAGAGAAACATCAGCCGAGGATTGACAATACTCGTCCACCACAGCCATATAGGGGTACTCTTTTCCCCACACAGAAAATCCCTCACTTTGTTCCGAAATGTCATGAAGCCTTTTTTGATTACCCATAATAGCCTGTATTTCCTCAAGAGGGACCCCTAGTTCCTTTTCACCAGAATCCTCGGATAAGTCAACAAGCTCGGATTTCCTCTTCCTTTTCGCAATCACTTTCCTCCGACCTTGACGAGGCTGAGTAACTTCGCCAGTCCCAGCCATTTTCTCAGCATTAGAAGATAAAACCTCCTTCTCCAAATTCTTATTTTTGAAACGTGTCCTCAAGGACGCAGCTGAAACACCTGGATATTTGCCACCTGCAAAACACAGAGCACATCAGATATCCAAAGAAAACAAGTAGACACATCAGAAACAACCCTAAAACTCACCCAAATATTTTAAAACAGCATCTTTATCCTCTTCCCACTTCAGAAGCTCATACATCGAAATTAGATCTCCCCGACCAATATTCTCAACAAGAAACTCAATTAAACAAACATTTCTCGGAGAAATAACCTCTGGTCCGAGTATGTTCTGAGGTTCCGAGCACCAATACAATGGGAACCTCTCAGCTAGATTTTCATCTATGAAAAAAGGAAAATCTTTCTCCAGGCCCCTAACCTTGAAATACATctctttaaaatctttaaaagaagaTTTATACAACCTGAAAATGCCAAATCCAGGGGTGCTATTGAAATTTATCCAACCACCTTTCCACACCCCCTTGGCTTGAAATAGTGAAAAGAACAGGTCAACAGACGGCACCTCTTCCAGAAATTCCATTAGAATTTCAAAAGAACGAAGGAATGCCCACCCATTTGGATGAAGCTGCGATGGAGCACAGTTTAACTATTTCAAAACCTGACATTCAAAAGCTGTAAATGGTAACCTAACTCTCAGCTCTTCAAGAACACAGCTGTGCATGTAGAAAAACTCAAAACCCCTACCCCGGTGATAAACCCTATCATTAACACTACATGGCAGTAACTCAATTCCAACTCTAGAATTCTGCCTCACTACCTTACTCAAATCCACTTCCTTCACGGCAGCCTCATCACAGAACAACGACACCTGAGACCTCACATCATCCCCAACCCAGTCATAGGACCAATCTATCTTatcctttttctccttctcaaACCCCCCATCAAAAACACTAAAACAAGCATGCAACCAGGAAAAACAAAGAGGGAAGAAAGAAATCACAAGCACACAGACATAACCATACCTCTCTTGCTCATTCTTCAAAGAAGCAGAA from Arachis ipaensis cultivar K30076 chromosome B02, Araip1.1, whole genome shotgun sequence harbors:
- the LOC107627603 gene encoding uncharacterized protein LOC107627603: MTRFPKVAISIPDLHPEVHLHAIKSGLRPGKFQETIAVAKPKTLAEFREKAKGQIDIEELRQARKADKSQFREDDKSSSTKKNFKLTPRFDSYTQFNTKREDIIKEILNSKLIKPPRKAGTYQDAKNVDKSKYCAFHQKHGHNTDDCVVAKDLLERLARQGHLDKYIGGHIQKRAPPSTTNDPFEQQNRGKEKASSSHYERPRGIINCISGGYASGGSSNSARKTSFRTICSVNGPQQDAEMTNQQPEVTFTHADFNSNIQNLDDPVVVTLQLGDLLVRKVLLNPGSSADVLFYSTFQKMKLSDNMLQSTGGDLVGFSGERVPILGSVWLQTTLGEHPLSKTNDIQYLVVDCFIPYNLILGRPFLNKFGAIVSTVHLCVKFPLQDDQVVTIHRDHKEARQCYNIGMKFQNRSRQQVNNVDIKQSGQKLADLDPRADFLERPKPSDDLQKMYFHNDPNKFTYVGTSINTSELQAITTFLQNQADLFAWTPSDMLGIDPQIISHKLAINSAVRPVQQKKRKLGEEKKRASLEEIQKLINAEFIKEIRFTTWLANVVMVRKQNDKWRMCVDFTDLNKACPKDSYPLPSIDSLVDNASGYATLSFMDAYSGYNQILMHPSDQSKTAFITDFGNYCYKVMPFGLKNAGATYQRLMDKVFAKQIGRNIEVYVDDMVAKTQIGNNHVTDLTEIFGQICHYNMRLNPEKCAFAVQGGKFLGFLLTSRGIEANPDKCRAVLDMASPKTVKEVQRLTGRLAALSRFVPCLASTSIPFFQTIKKKNKFHWSDDCEKAFSKLKTTLSQPPILQKPLQGEDLFLYLSVSDWAISSVIVTERNKVQHPIYFVSKTLQHAELNYPRIEKLALALIFSARRLRPYFQSHVIHVRTDHPLRQVLHKPEIAGRLIKWAVELSEFDIRYESRGPIKSQFLAYFIAELTIPSEEDHTKQWTLYVDGSSNNGGCGTGIRLEADDGLILEHSLHLVSKPATINPNMKH